In the genome of Nocardia sp. NBC_00416, one region contains:
- a CDS encoding Abi-alpha family protein: MADDRTGQEIPRAGSRAVKRSSPEAVRSSSPGAVRNSAPGIARGSVPGAGRNSGAGIERRPPSSVERSSDVEQRQISNEARLIRGVFRAAGLAAGGVVRGGQWAVNTSYEVTREITQAALDGESSAEIAERTGNALRSIARSALGVTEGSVREIVSYVPTGQTPAQQTVAVGSYLRSATVAELRKRGDALLARSADVYFTEEVHPAYDRILDELAPDEARILRFMALNGPQPTVDVRTNRPLGIGSELIAGGLTSVPEQAGVRYMDRARSYLINLSRLGLTHNSDDPVVLSRYMVLEVQPIVEAALKKAGRAPKIVRKSLRLTEFGEDFCRTCFTIGNGERL, from the coding sequence GTGGCAGACGACAGGACCGGACAGGAGATTCCCCGGGCCGGTTCCCGAGCCGTGAAGCGGAGCTCACCGGAAGCCGTGCGCAGTTCATCACCGGGCGCCGTGCGCAACTCTGCCCCGGGTATCGCGCGCGGCTCCGTGCCGGGCGCCGGGCGCAACTCGGGGGCGGGCATCGAACGCAGGCCCCCGTCGAGTGTGGAACGCAGCTCGGATGTCGAGCAACGCCAGATCAGCAACGAGGCCCGGCTCATCCGCGGTGTCTTCCGGGCGGCCGGACTTGCCGCGGGCGGTGTGGTGCGCGGCGGGCAGTGGGCGGTGAACACCTCCTACGAAGTCACCCGGGAGATCACTCAGGCCGCGCTGGACGGGGAATCCTCGGCCGAGATCGCCGAGCGGACCGGCAATGCGCTGCGGTCCATCGCGCGCAGCGCCCTCGGCGTGACCGAGGGCTCGGTGCGCGAGATCGTCAGCTATGTGCCGACCGGCCAGACTCCGGCCCAGCAGACCGTCGCGGTGGGTTCCTATCTGCGCTCGGCCACCGTTGCCGAATTGCGCAAACGCGGGGATGCGCTGCTGGCCCGCTCGGCCGATGTGTACTTCACCGAGGAGGTGCATCCGGCCTACGACCGGATCCTCGACGAATTGGCGCCCGACGAGGCCCGCATCCTGCGCTTTATGGCGCTCAACGGGCCACAGCCCACCGTCGACGTGCGTACCAACCGTCCGCTGGGGATCGGTTCGGAGCTGATCGCCGGCGGTCTGACCTCGGTTCCGGAGCAGGCGGGGGTGCGGTACATGGACCGCGCACGCTCGTATCTGATCAACCTCAGCCGGCTCGGACTGACCCATAATTCCGACGATCCGGTGGTGCTCAGCCGGTACATGGTGCTCGAGGTCCAGCCGATCGTGGAGGCCGCGCTGAAAAAAGCGGGCCGGGCGCCGAAAATCGTCCGCAAAAGCCTGCGCCTGACCGAGTTCGGCGAGGATTTCTGCCGGACCTGCTTCACCATCGGCAACGGCGAACGTCTCTGA
- a CDS encoding Abi-alpha family protein has protein sequence MAVKRETGEPRESGEPGRPGGPAATVRAVSGVARVAASAVSGTARWGVQTALDVTETVVRGSMAGLPPTEIRTEAVQQVQEALRRALGVPAAEPATAESPTERSLREQGAALLRLAASTKAADEGHPAFARILAELTSDEARILRLLSLEGPQPAVTVRGGRASRRSARMGGQRPGVADIGVSMIGEHAGLRHPERVRRYLANLRRIGLIELLSEPVGTPERYQVLEAQAPAADLLKQAGGRGKFQHRGIALTVFGGEFVQASLPIAGTHGPVAENH, from the coding sequence ATGGCTGTGAAACGAGAAACCGGAGAACCCCGAGAAAGCGGCGAGCCCGGCAGGCCCGGCGGCCCCGCCGCCACGGTGCGCGCGGTGAGCGGCGTCGCGCGGGTCGCGGCCTCGGCCGTCTCGGGAACCGCGCGCTGGGGTGTGCAGACCGCGCTGGACGTCACCGAGACGGTGGTTCGGGGCAGTATGGCCGGACTCCCGCCGACCGAGATCCGCACCGAAGCGGTGCAACAGGTTCAGGAGGCGCTGCGCCGGGCGCTGGGCGTCCCGGCGGCGGAACCCGCCACCGCAGAATCCCCCACCGAACGTTCGCTACGTGAACAGGGCGCCGCGCTGTTGCGACTGGCCGCCAGCACCAAGGCCGCCGACGAAGGGCATCCGGCGTTCGCCCGGATCCTGGCCGAACTGACCTCCGACGAGGCACGCATCCTGCGGCTGCTCAGTCTCGAGGGTCCGCAGCCCGCGGTGACCGTCCGGGGCGGCCGGGCATCCCGGCGCAGCGCCCGCATGGGCGGCCAGCGGCCCGGGGTGGCCGATATCGGGGTGAGCATGATCGGTGAACACGCCGGGCTCCGGCATCCCGAACGGGTGCGGCGGTATCTGGCCAACCTGCGCCGTATCGGACTGATCGAATTGCTGAGCGAGCCGGTCGGCACCCCCGAGCGCTATCAGGTCCTGGAGGCCCAGGCTCCGGCGGCCGACCTGCTGAAGCAGGCCGGCGGGCGCGGCAAATTCCAGCACCGCGGTATCGCGCTCACCGTATTCGGCGGTGAATTCGTTCAGGCGAGTCTCCCGATCGCGGGCACCCACGGTCCGGTGGCCGAGAACCACTGA
- a CDS encoding ABC-F family ATP-binding cassette domain-containing protein encodes MSNLINLEQVSKSFGITPLLDGVSLGVHSGDRIGVVGLNGGGKTTLLEVLTGIEEPDAGRVSRLGGLRLAVVTQRGVLPEGATVGEVVLAGLADDAPTGDLAEHEWAADPRIRSVLDGIGIAGLGLDTSVANLSGGERRRVALAAALVRELDLLVLDEPTNHLDVEGVEWLAQHLLARRSALVVVTHDRWFLDTVATRTWEVVGGRVETYEGGYGDWIFARAERARQADATEARRRNLARKELAWLRRGPQARTSKPRYRVEAAEALIADVPAPRDSVSLAAFAKKRLGRVVVELEDTTLATPDGRELVRDLTWRLAPGERVGLVGVNGSGKTTLLRALAGDIEPVSGKRIQGQTVRIGWLRQELDDLPTQMRVLEAVQEIAMRITLGEGSKALELSAGQLAERLGFTPARQRTPVRDLSGGERRRLQLTRILMAEPNVLLLDEPTNDLDIDTLQQLEDLLDNWAGTLVVISHDRYLVERICDTTWALFGDGELTNLPGGIEQYLRRRAELAAGPSRAARTSAAQTRAPQTDGAAHRAARKELSRLERAIEKLDAREAALHTAMADAATEPDKLMTLGAELKDVRAQKESAEERWMELADQT; translated from the coding sequence GGTGTGCACTCCGGCGACCGGATCGGCGTGGTGGGTCTCAACGGCGGGGGTAAGACCACCCTGCTGGAGGTGCTGACCGGAATCGAGGAGCCCGACGCCGGACGGGTGAGCCGTCTCGGCGGACTGCGGCTGGCCGTGGTCACCCAGCGCGGGGTCCTGCCCGAAGGCGCGACCGTCGGCGAGGTGGTACTGGCCGGGTTGGCCGACGACGCGCCCACCGGCGATCTCGCCGAACACGAATGGGCCGCCGACCCCCGGATCCGGTCGGTGCTCGACGGTATCGGGATCGCCGGATTGGGCCTGGATACCTCGGTGGCGAATCTCTCCGGCGGTGAACGCCGCCGGGTCGCGCTGGCCGCCGCGCTGGTGCGCGAACTGGACCTGCTGGTTCTGGACGAACCGACCAACCATCTCGATGTCGAGGGTGTCGAATGGCTGGCCCAGCATCTGCTGGCCCGGCGCAGCGCGCTCGTCGTGGTGACCCACGATCGCTGGTTCCTCGACACCGTCGCCACGCGCACCTGGGAAGTGGTGGGCGGTCGGGTGGAGACCTACGAGGGCGGGTACGGCGACTGGATCTTCGCCCGTGCCGAACGCGCCCGCCAAGCCGACGCCACCGAAGCCCGGCGCCGGAACCTCGCGCGCAAAGAATTGGCGTGGTTGCGGCGTGGACCGCAGGCGCGCACCTCCAAACCGCGCTACCGGGTCGAGGCCGCGGAGGCGTTGATCGCCGATGTGCCGGCTCCCCGTGACAGCGTCTCGTTGGCGGCGTTCGCCAAGAAGCGGCTGGGCCGCGTGGTGGTCGAACTCGAGGACACCACCCTCGCCACTCCGGACGGGCGGGAGCTGGTGCGTGACCTCACCTGGCGGCTGGCCCCCGGGGAGCGGGTCGGTCTGGTCGGCGTGAACGGGTCGGGCAAGACCACGCTGCTGCGCGCGCTCGCCGGTGATATCGAACCGGTGTCCGGGAAACGGATCCAGGGCCAGACCGTGCGGATCGGCTGGCTGCGGCAGGAACTCGACGATCTCCCCACCCAGATGCGGGTGCTGGAGGCCGTCCAGGAGATCGCCATGCGCATCACCCTGGGCGAGGGCAGTAAGGCGCTGGAGCTTTCGGCCGGGCAGCTCGCGGAGCGGCTCGGCTTCACCCCGGCGCGCCAGCGCACCCCGGTACGCGACCTCTCCGGTGGCGAACGCCGTCGCTTGCAGTTGACGCGCATCCTCATGGCCGAACCCAATGTGCTGTTACTGGACGAGCCCACCAACGATCTCGATATCGACACCCTGCAGCAGCTGGAGGATCTGCTGGACAACTGGGCCGGAACCCTGGTGGTGATCAGTCACGACCGCTATCTGGTCGAGCGGATCTGCGACACCACCTGGGCACTGTTCGGCGACGGTGAACTCACCAACCTGCCCGGCGGGATCGAACAGTACCTACGCCGCCGGGCCGAGCTCGCCGCCGGACCGTCCCGGGCGGCGCGCACCTCTGCTGCGCAGACCCGCGCGCCACAGACCGACGGGGCGGCTCATCGGGCGGCCCGCAAGGAACTGAGCCGCCTGGAACGCGCTATCGAAAAACTGGACGCGCGGGAGGCGGCCCTGCATACGGCGATGGCCGATGCCGCCACCGAACCCGACAAACTCATGACGCTGGGCGCCGAGCTCAAGGATGTGCGAGCGCAGAAGGAATCGGCCGAGGAACGCTGGATGGAACTCGCCGACCAGACCTGA